One genomic window of Polyangiaceae bacterium includes the following:
- a CDS encoding SDR family oxidoreductase, whose translation MSKLTPPYPTPKALLQDKTVLVTAAAGTGIGFSVARRAAEEGAKVMISDIHERRLGEAVEELTRVTGVRPPSQLCNVAVETEVTSLWEAAEKELGHVDVLMNNAGLGGTANLVDMTDEQWDRVIDITLTGTMRMTRAALRHMMPRGTGSIVNNASVVGWRAQAGQCHYAAAKAGVMALTRCSAIEAAEAGVRINAVSPSLAMHKFLAKVTTEELLNELTQREAFGRAAEPFEVANVMIFLASDLASYMTGEVLSVSSQHP comes from the coding sequence ATGAGCAAGCTGACGCCCCCCTACCCCACACCCAAGGCGCTCCTTCAAGACAAGACGGTGCTCGTCACCGCCGCTGCTGGCACCGGCATCGGCTTCTCCGTGGCGCGCCGCGCGGCGGAAGAAGGCGCCAAGGTGATGATCAGCGACATCCACGAGCGGCGCCTGGGCGAAGCTGTGGAAGAACTGACGCGGGTCACGGGGGTGCGTCCACCAAGTCAGCTCTGCAATGTCGCCGTCGAGACTGAGGTCACAAGCCTGTGGGAAGCCGCCGAGAAAGAGCTCGGCCACGTGGACGTGCTGATGAACAACGCCGGCCTCGGCGGTACGGCGAACCTGGTCGACATGACCGACGAGCAGTGGGACCGCGTGATTGACATCACCCTGACCGGCACCATGCGCATGACCCGCGCGGCGCTGCGCCATATGATGCCTCGCGGAACCGGTTCCATCGTCAACAACGCTTCCGTAGTCGGCTGGCGCGCCCAAGCCGGGCAGTGCCACTACGCCGCGGCCAAAGCCGGTGTGATGGCCCTCACCCGCTGCTCAGCCATCGAGGCCGCAGAAGCCGGTGTGCGCATCAACGCCGTGAGCCCGAGCCTCGCGATGCACAAGTTCCTGGCCAAGGTCACCACGGAGGAGCTCCTGAACGAGCTCACCCAGCGCGAAGCCTTTGGCCGCGCCGCGGAGCCCTTCGAGGTCGCCAACGTGATGATCTTCCTGGCGAGCGACCTCGCCTCCTACATGACCGGCGAAGTGCTGAGCGTCTCGAGCCAGCATCCGTGA
- a CDS encoding TetR/AcrR family transcriptional regulator → MPSRDRRDRILDVAISLAEEGGFENVRQRDVAAHAGVALGTLYKSFRSKEDILTAALDRETESLERRMEGRPARGENAIERLDSFFNIVTRGLVRKPKYARAVLRAMASGEPEVASHVAAYHGRMTGLIIAAMRGVGRLSYTDATSSPPTEAEQTIAALLQQIWFASLVGWSAGLHGQQEVVEQTLTAARLLTHALSCDKLEKPALKRA, encoded by the coding sequence GTGCCATCACGAGATCGTCGAGACCGCATCTTGGACGTCGCCATCAGCCTGGCCGAAGAAGGCGGGTTCGAGAACGTGCGTCAACGCGACGTAGCGGCCCACGCTGGAGTGGCGCTGGGCACGCTCTACAAGAGCTTTCGCTCGAAGGAGGACATCCTCACCGCGGCACTCGACCGCGAGACGGAGAGCCTCGAGCGGCGCATGGAGGGCCGTCCGGCACGAGGCGAAAACGCCATCGAACGCCTGGACTCGTTCTTCAACATCGTGACTCGCGGTCTCGTGCGGAAACCGAAGTACGCGCGCGCCGTGTTGCGAGCAATGGCCTCCGGCGAGCCCGAGGTAGCGAGCCACGTCGCGGCCTACCATGGACGCATGACCGGCCTGATCATCGCGGCGATGCGCGGCGTGGGACGCCTCTCGTATACGGACGCCACGTCGTCGCCCCCCACCGAGGCCGAGCAGACCATCGCCGCGTTACTTCAGCAGATTTGGTTCGCGTCGCTGGTTGGCTGGTCCGCCGGGCTCCACGGACAGCAAGAGGTCGTCGAGCAGACGCTCACCGCCGCGCGACTGCTGACTCACGCCCTGAGCTGCGACAAGCTGGAGAAGCCAGCGCTGAAGCGCGCCTGA
- a CDS encoding lipid-transfer protein, translating to MSQVVILGAGMHPWGKWGKSFVEYGVKAAELALKDAGVEWTDIQFVAGGDTMRNGYPGYVAGATFAQALGWTGAQVASCYGACATGAQAIDTARARILAGLCDVALVVGADAAPKGFFKPNAGDRPDDPDWLRFRLLGATNPTYFGLWARRRMELYGATPQDFAAVKVKNARHGLENPNARYRKESSVEEVLASPIVSDPLHLLEICATSDGGAALVLCSEAFARKRATEFIKIAGVSTVTPSYPSSVIEMPNLATDSWAGAALPERSFRDSIAFTAYEQAGVDPKDLDLAEVYDLSTALELDWYENIGLCAQGEAERLIRDGDTAVGGRIPVNASGGLACFGEAVPAQAIAQVCELTWQLRGQAGARQVAGAKLGVTANQGLFGHGSSVVVSR from the coding sequence ATGAGTCAGGTCGTGATTTTGGGCGCGGGAATGCACCCCTGGGGCAAGTGGGGCAAGAGCTTCGTCGAGTACGGCGTCAAGGCAGCGGAGCTGGCGCTGAAAGACGCTGGCGTCGAGTGGACGGATATCCAGTTCGTGGCTGGTGGCGACACCATGCGCAACGGCTATCCGGGCTATGTCGCTGGTGCGACGTTTGCTCAAGCGCTTGGTTGGACCGGCGCACAGGTTGCGAGCTGCTACGGCGCATGCGCAACCGGCGCTCAAGCCATAGACACCGCGCGTGCCCGCATTCTGGCGGGGCTATGTGACGTTGCGCTGGTGGTTGGCGCCGATGCGGCGCCGAAGGGATTCTTCAAGCCAAACGCGGGGGACCGACCGGATGACCCCGACTGGCTACGCTTCCGCCTGCTTGGCGCGACGAATCCCACGTATTTTGGCCTCTGGGCGCGGCGGCGGATGGAACTCTACGGCGCAACGCCTCAAGACTTCGCCGCGGTCAAGGTGAAGAACGCGCGCCATGGCTTGGAGAACCCAAACGCGCGTTACCGTAAGGAATCGAGCGTCGAGGAGGTGCTGGCTTCACCCATCGTGAGCGATCCTCTCCACCTGCTCGAGATCTGCGCGACCAGCGACGGCGGCGCTGCGCTCGTGCTGTGCAGCGAAGCCTTCGCCCGCAAGCGCGCGACCGAGTTCATCAAGATCGCAGGCGTGTCCACGGTGACGCCGAGTTACCCCAGCAGCGTGATCGAGATGCCCAACTTGGCGACGGACTCCTGGGCGGGCGCCGCGCTGCCGGAGCGCAGCTTCCGCGACAGCATCGCGTTCACCGCCTACGAGCAGGCGGGGGTCGACCCAAAGGACCTCGACCTGGCTGAAGTGTACGACCTGTCGACGGCGCTCGAGCTCGACTGGTACGAGAACATCGGGCTTTGCGCGCAGGGCGAGGCGGAGCGGCTGATCCGGGACGGTGATACCGCTGTTGGTGGCCGCATTCCCGTGAACGCGAGCGGTGGCCTGGCTTGTTTCGGCGAAGCGGTGCCGGCGCAGGCGATCGCACAAGTGTGTGAGCTCACTTGGCAGCTCCGAGGCCAAGCCGGAGCCCGCCAAGTAGCAGGGGCCAAGCTCGGGGTGACAGCCAACCAGGGCCTGTTTGGGCATGGCTCGAGTGTGGTCGTGAGTCGCTGA
- a CDS encoding enoyl-CoA hydratase family protein: MISTEISNGIASVVMSNPPVNALPVRGWFELAKQVTEAGQNPAVRVVVLRAEGRGFNAGVDIKEMQATEGFDALLGANRGCYAAFKAVYECDVPVVASVHGYCLGGGIGLVGNADLIVASDDATFGLPEVKQGALGAATHLARLVPQHRMRAMVYTAETATAAELHAFGSVLKVVPKSQLVACALEVAGKIAQHSNTVIRAAKKCLNGIDPVDVNKSYRFEQGFTFELNLSGVSDEARDAFVEKRDAQFSK; the protein is encoded by the coding sequence ATGATCAGCACTGAAATTTCGAACGGCATCGCGTCCGTGGTGATGAGCAACCCGCCGGTGAACGCGCTGCCCGTGCGCGGTTGGTTCGAGCTCGCCAAGCAAGTGACCGAAGCCGGACAGAACCCCGCAGTGCGGGTCGTGGTGCTGCGAGCAGAGGGTCGCGGCTTCAACGCCGGGGTCGACATCAAGGAGATGCAGGCGACGGAGGGCTTCGACGCGCTGCTCGGCGCAAACCGCGGCTGCTACGCGGCGTTCAAGGCGGTGTATGAGTGCGACGTGCCGGTGGTCGCCTCCGTGCATGGGTACTGCCTCGGCGGCGGTATCGGGCTCGTGGGCAACGCGGACCTCATCGTGGCGTCTGACGACGCGACCTTTGGCTTGCCCGAGGTCAAGCAAGGGGCGCTCGGCGCCGCGACTCACCTCGCCCGTCTGGTGCCCCAGCATCGCATGCGTGCGATGGTCTACACTGCCGAGACGGCGACGGCAGCCGAGCTCCACGCGTTCGGCTCGGTGCTCAAAGTGGTGCCCAAGAGCCAACTCGTGGCGTGTGCCCTAGAGGTCGCGGGCAAGATTGCGCAGCACTCGAACACGGTGATCCGCGCGGCAAAGAAGTGCCTGAACGGCATCGACCCGGTGGACGTAAACAAGAGCTACCGCTTCGAGCAAGGCTTCACCTTCGAGCTGAATCTCTCGGGGGTGAGCGACGAAGCACGAGACGCGTTCGTCGAGAAGCGCGACGCGCAGTTTTCTAAGTAG
- a CDS encoding acyl--CoA ligase: protein MAAPSDGAWTLPEELRARADAERELLAPDSPFALAREEVLGTELEVFAQRAPHLRALLSASTRFGDLPYLVFPDLRLSFREHLQAVSALAATFEREYGIGKGDRVAILGANAPEWALAFWATISLGAIAVAMNGWWVGDEIDYALSHAEPKLLVVDKKRAERLSAPIPRGTAVLRFSSDDHETELEFWSAIQRGRGAALSETPIAEDDPAILLYTSGTTGRPKGALHSHRNVVALLGVQFFHGARLMKLRERAERGATTPSDTDVSPLPQKENEPAPQHCRLVSNPLFHVSGLHASLIAHLAGGVKSVWTTGRFSAEKVLAAMQAEKVNGWGPQGSMAYRVLQCPTREEYDVSSVTSIGCGGAPVTPEIQAALREAFPNAVQGLAVGYGQTECTALATMNYGGELLEFPESVGQPLPTVSIEIRDPQGNPLPEGEEGDIFIRSPLVMLGYWKDPEATAKAIHPGRWLQTGDFGRLEAGRLYIHTRKRDLILRAAENVYPAEIERRLDAHPDVAESAVFGVDHPELGQSVKAVVVTKPGKTLDIEALKAWAAEALAYYKVPEDWELRDEPLPRNASGKIMKYLLQDVAESAADLDAKRG from the coding sequence ATGGCTGCTCCCAGCGACGGCGCCTGGACGCTCCCTGAAGAGCTCCGCGCGCGCGCGGACGCGGAGCGGGAGCTACTGGCACCTGACAGTCCATTTGCGCTCGCTCGAGAGGAAGTGCTGGGCACGGAGCTCGAGGTCTTTGCGCAGCGGGCGCCGCACCTCCGGGCCCTGCTCAGCGCTTCCACGCGCTTCGGTGATTTGCCGTATCTGGTGTTCCCCGACTTGCGGCTCAGCTTTCGCGAGCACCTGCAGGCGGTCAGCGCGTTGGCTGCCACCTTCGAGCGCGAGTATGGCATCGGCAAAGGCGACCGGGTGGCCATCTTGGGTGCCAACGCGCCGGAGTGGGCGCTAGCGTTCTGGGCCACGATTAGCCTCGGCGCCATCGCAGTCGCGATGAATGGCTGGTGGGTCGGCGACGAAATCGACTACGCCCTGAGCCACGCGGAGCCGAAGCTCCTGGTGGTCGACAAGAAGCGCGCCGAGCGGCTGTCTGCACCAATTCCTCGCGGCACCGCGGTGCTCCGCTTCTCGAGCGATGATCACGAAACGGAGCTTGAATTCTGGTCAGCCATCCAGCGCGGACGCGGCGCCGCCCTCTCCGAGACGCCCATCGCCGAAGACGACCCGGCGATCCTGCTCTACACGAGTGGCACGACCGGGCGGCCCAAAGGTGCGCTCCACAGTCACCGCAATGTGGTTGCGTTGCTTGGGGTGCAGTTCTTTCACGGCGCGCGGCTGATGAAGTTGCGCGAGCGAGCCGAGCGCGGAGCAACGACCCCTAGTGACACGGACGTCTCTCCTCTCCCCCAAAAAGAGAACGAACCGGCGCCTCAACACTGCCGACTGGTCTCAAACCCGCTGTTTCATGTCTCGGGGCTCCACGCTTCGCTGATTGCGCACCTGGCGGGAGGCGTGAAGAGTGTGTGGACCACGGGGCGCTTCTCCGCGGAAAAGGTGCTCGCCGCCATGCAGGCGGAAAAGGTCAACGGCTGGGGTCCTCAAGGCAGCATGGCCTATCGCGTGCTCCAGTGTCCAACCCGCGAGGAGTACGACGTCTCCAGCGTGACGAGCATCGGCTGCGGTGGCGCCCCGGTGACGCCGGAGATCCAAGCTGCGCTGCGCGAAGCCTTCCCGAACGCGGTGCAAGGCCTAGCCGTAGGCTACGGTCAGACGGAGTGCACGGCGCTCGCGACCATGAACTACGGCGGCGAACTCTTGGAGTTTCCGGAGTCCGTGGGCCAGCCGCTACCAACGGTGTCCATCGAGATCCGGGATCCCCAGGGCAACCCGCTGCCCGAAGGGGAAGAGGGCGACATCTTCATTCGCTCGCCGCTGGTGATGCTCGGCTACTGGAAAGATCCGGAAGCGACCGCGAAAGCCATTCACCCAGGTCGCTGGCTCCAGACGGGAGACTTCGGTCGCCTGGAGGCGGGGCGCCTGTACATCCACACGCGGAAACGAGATCTGATCCTTCGCGCTGCGGAAAATGTGTACCCCGCGGAGATAGAGCGCCGCTTGGACGCGCACCCGGACGTGGCGGAGAGCGCAGTATTTGGCGTCGACCACCCGGAGCTCGGTCAGTCGGTGAAGGCTGTGGTGGTGACAAAGCCCGGGAAAACGCTGGATATCGAAGCGCTGAAGGCGTGGGCTGCGGAGGCTCTCGCGTACTACAAGGTACCTGAAGACTGGGAGCTCAGGGACGAACCGCTGCCCCGCAACGCCAGCGGAAAGATCATGAAGTACCTGCTGCAAGATGTCGCAGAGTCCGCCGCAGACTTGGACGCGAAACGTGGCTGA
- a CDS encoding OB-fold domain-containing protein, whose translation MSETKTRVPAVPGLFTLEPEVALVGSRCSDCGSYFFPREQVVCRNPRCRSSHLEACELSRAGKLWSFTSSAYKPPPPFVAPEPFEPFALAAVELEREKLVVLGQVVRGVLPEALRVGMPMQLTSEVLEESDSQVLMVWKWAPSGAASIEAKR comes from the coding sequence ATGAGCGAAACCAAGACTCGTGTACCTGCCGTGCCAGGGCTGTTCACGCTGGAGCCCGAGGTGGCGCTGGTCGGCAGCCGCTGCAGCGACTGTGGGAGCTACTTCTTTCCGCGAGAGCAGGTGGTGTGCAGGAATCCGCGCTGCCGCTCGAGCCACCTGGAGGCGTGCGAACTGAGTCGCGCCGGCAAGCTCTGGTCCTTCACCTCGAGTGCGTACAAGCCGCCGCCGCCCTTCGTAGCCCCCGAACCGTTCGAGCCGTTTGCGCTGGCAGCCGTGGAGCTCGAACGAGAGAAGCTGGTGGTGCTCGGTCAGGTGGTGCGCGGCGTCTTGCCGGAAGCGCTGCGCGTAGGCATGCCGATGCAGCTTACCTCCGAGGTGCTCGAGGAGAGCGACTCCCAGGTGTTGATGGTCTGGAAGTGGGCGCCTTCGGGAGCCGCATCGATCGAGGCAAAGCGATGA
- a CDS encoding CoA transferase subunit A gives MLDKRTTEERVLGELQDGMTIGIGGWGSRRKPMSLVRAIARSTLKDLTIVSYGGPDVGLLCKLGKVRKVIYGFVSLDSIPLEPHFRVARQEASVEVMELDEGMFQWGLYAAALRLPFLPTRAGLGSDVLKYNPGLKLVSSPYEDGEQLVAMPALNLDVALIHMNRGDAAGNGQFLGPDPFFDDLFCMAAKRRFMSVERLVPTEDLLNEGSVHTLKISRMHVDGVIEAPQGAHFTECPPDYSRDEAFQRAYAATAQDAEAWEAFKRRFIDEPGDHAAYVAAVDAFRKETADKGKA, from the coding sequence ATGCTGGACAAGCGAACTACCGAAGAACGCGTCCTCGGAGAACTCCAGGACGGGATGACGATAGGCATCGGCGGCTGGGGCTCCCGACGCAAGCCCATGAGCCTGGTGCGAGCCATCGCTCGCTCTACGCTGAAGGACCTGACCATCGTGTCCTATGGCGGACCGGACGTCGGGCTCTTGTGCAAGCTCGGCAAGGTGCGCAAGGTGATCTACGGCTTCGTTTCCCTCGACTCCATCCCCCTCGAGCCACATTTCCGCGTGGCTAGGCAAGAGGCGAGCGTTGAGGTGATGGAGCTCGACGAAGGGATGTTCCAGTGGGGCCTGTACGCCGCCGCGCTGCGCTTGCCGTTTCTGCCGACGCGCGCGGGCCTCGGCTCGGATGTCCTCAAGTACAATCCAGGGCTGAAGCTCGTCAGCTCGCCGTATGAAGACGGCGAACAGCTGGTGGCGATGCCAGCCTTGAACCTGGACGTCGCCTTGATCCACATGAACCGCGGCGATGCAGCGGGCAACGGTCAGTTCCTCGGCCCCGACCCGTTCTTCGACGACCTATTCTGCATGGCCGCCAAGCGCCGCTTCATGAGCGTGGAGCGCCTGGTTCCAACGGAAGATCTCTTGAACGAAGGCTCGGTGCACACGCTGAAGATCAGCCGTATGCACGTCGACGGCGTGATCGAAGCACCCCAGGGCGCCCACTTCACGGAGTGCCCGCCGGACTACTCGCGGGACGAAGCGTTCCAGCGCGCCTATGCGGCGACCGCGCAAGACGCAGAGGCCTGGGAGGCCTTCAAGCGCCGCTTCATCGACGAGCCTGGTGACCACGCGGCGTACGTGGCTGCGGTTGACGCTTTCCGCAAAGAAACTGCTGACAAGGGGAAGGCCTGA
- a CDS encoding acyl-CoA dehydrogenase family protein, whose product MDLRYTAEDEAFREEIRSWLEAELAHDFKGVRGRGGPGDEHALFEERLAWEQRLAAGNWTCVGWPKAHGGRDLPLMQQVIFNEEYARAGGPGRLGHIGENLLGPTLIAFGSDAQKARFLPGIRDGRELWCQGYSEPNAGSDLANVQTRAELREGEWVINGQKVWTSGAHWSHWCFVLCRTDLSATKHKGLSYLLVPMDQPGVAIQPIVQITGSSEFNEVFFEDARTPEENIVSKAGDGWKVAMGTLAFERGASTLGQQLLFQNELDEIVRIAKQNGAAEDPVMRQRLARAHIGLRIMRFNALRTLSQSEGAELSRAALVTKLYWATWHRELGKLAMDVLGPDAELAQSLETTEDGKGFSLTALQRLFLFSRSDTIYAGSNQIQRNIIGERGLGLPKEPRPA is encoded by the coding sequence ATGGACCTACGTTACACGGCTGAAGACGAAGCCTTCCGCGAGGAAATCCGTAGCTGGCTCGAGGCCGAGCTCGCTCATGACTTCAAGGGCGTGCGCGGTCGCGGCGGACCCGGCGACGAACACGCGCTGTTCGAAGAACGCCTGGCGTGGGAGCAGCGCCTGGCAGCGGGCAACTGGACCTGCGTCGGCTGGCCGAAAGCGCATGGGGGGCGTGACCTGCCGCTGATGCAGCAGGTGATCTTCAACGAAGAGTACGCGCGTGCTGGCGGCCCTGGGCGCCTCGGGCACATCGGCGAGAACCTGCTCGGGCCGACGCTGATCGCCTTCGGCAGCGACGCACAGAAGGCGCGCTTTCTCCCCGGGATCCGCGACGGGCGAGAGCTCTGGTGCCAGGGCTACTCAGAGCCGAACGCCGGCAGCGACTTGGCCAACGTCCAGACCCGCGCTGAGCTCCGTGAAGGCGAGTGGGTGATCAACGGCCAAAAGGTGTGGACCAGCGGTGCCCACTGGTCGCACTGGTGCTTCGTGCTTTGCCGTACGGATCTGAGCGCCACCAAGCACAAAGGCCTGAGCTACCTGCTGGTGCCGATGGATCAGCCTGGTGTCGCCATTCAACCCATCGTGCAGATCACCGGCTCCAGCGAGTTCAACGAAGTGTTCTTCGAGGACGCGCGCACGCCAGAAGAGAACATCGTCAGCAAAGCGGGCGACGGCTGGAAGGTCGCCATGGGCACGCTGGCGTTCGAGCGCGGCGCGTCCACGCTGGGGCAGCAGCTCTTGTTCCAGAACGAGCTGGACGAAATCGTGCGCATCGCGAAGCAAAACGGCGCAGCGGAAGACCCCGTGATGCGCCAGCGCCTGGCCCGAGCGCACATCGGACTGCGCATCATGCGCTTCAACGCGCTGCGCACCCTGAGCCAGTCCGAAGGCGCTGAGCTGTCGCGAGCCGCGCTGGTGACCAAGCTCTACTGGGCGACTTGGCACCGCGAGCTCGGTAAGCTCGCCATGGATGTGCTCGGCCCCGACGCGGAGCTCGCGCAGAGCCTGGAGACCACCGAAGACGGCAAAGGCTTCAGCCTGACCGCGCTACAGCGGCTGTTCCTGTTTAGCCGCTCCGACACCATCTACGCTGGCTCCAACCAGATCCAACGCAACATCATCGGCGAGCGCGGCCTGGGTCTCCCCAAGGAACCGCGGCCGGCCTGA
- a CDS encoding penicillin-insensitive murein endopeptidase translates to MRDGSWKFSLVCGLLSCSILSCTAQRAPAPAASPPPLVHPEAASAPAVAQLIASPRGSATAPAPEPEATPSYPEGAVDDQPDDSEPGFSLALGELSDGDLERLLADDPQALGGLSIGGPSSGVLVGGERMPEDGEWKLVDPARAYGTRETCDFLAHAIHKVNRELPGGHPLYIGHISARSGGHLNPHKSHQAGRDVDISFYYQGEDAARWYKRGTADNLDLPRTWSFVRALISETDVEMILIDHSIQKLLYDYAQSIGEDQTWLDNVFHGQAGKQRALILHAPGHATHIHIRFYNPIAQEAARRLYPKLIASGKINPPAQYVSYVAKKGDTLIKLAKRFNTTVKAIKQANGLRGTLIRAKVTYKIPKQSGVSLPPRPRIPERRVPPAPDKRDAAGTEAKQRATSAAQEPIQRSL, encoded by the coding sequence ATGCGTGACGGGTCGTGGAAGTTCAGCCTGGTCTGCGGCCTGTTGAGCTGCAGCATCCTTAGCTGCACCGCTCAGCGCGCCCCAGCGCCCGCTGCATCGCCACCGCCGCTTGTGCATCCCGAGGCGGCAAGCGCTCCAGCTGTGGCTCAGCTCATCGCTTCGCCGCGAGGCAGCGCAACAGCGCCCGCGCCGGAGCCCGAGGCCACCCCGAGCTACCCCGAAGGCGCAGTCGACGACCAGCCCGATGACAGCGAACCTGGTTTCAGCTTGGCCCTGGGTGAGCTGAGCGACGGCGATCTCGAGCGCTTGCTAGCGGACGATCCCCAGGCGCTGGGCGGGCTGTCTATTGGCGGTCCGAGCTCCGGAGTTTTGGTTGGGGGAGAGCGCATGCCGGAAGACGGTGAGTGGAAGCTCGTCGACCCCGCGCGCGCCTACGGCACGCGAGAGACGTGCGATTTCCTCGCCCATGCGATTCACAAGGTGAACCGCGAGCTGCCGGGAGGCCATCCGCTCTACATCGGTCACATCAGCGCAAGGAGTGGCGGGCACCTGAACCCCCACAAGAGTCATCAGGCGGGGCGCGACGTCGACATCAGCTTCTACTACCAGGGAGAAGACGCCGCCCGCTGGTACAAGCGGGGCACCGCTGACAACCTGGATTTGCCGCGTACCTGGTCCTTCGTTCGCGCGCTGATCAGCGAGACCGATGTGGAGATGATCCTCATCGACCACTCGATCCAGAAGCTGCTCTACGACTACGCCCAGAGCATCGGTGAAGATCAGACCTGGCTAGATAACGTGTTCCACGGTCAAGCGGGCAAGCAGCGCGCGCTCATCTTGCACGCGCCGGGACACGCGACCCACATTCACATCCGCTTCTACAATCCCATCGCCCAAGAAGCCGCCCGGCGCTTGTACCCGAAGCTGATTGCCAGCGGGAAAATCAACCCGCCAGCGCAGTACGTGAGCTACGTCGCCAAGAAGGGCGACACCCTGATCAAGCTCGCCAAGCGCTTCAACACCACCGTCAAGGCGATCAAGCAGGCGAACGGCCTGCGTGGCACCCTGATCCGCGCCAAGGTCACCTACAAGATCCCGAAGCAGAGCGGCGTCAGTCTACCGCCGCGGCCACGGATCCCGGAGCGCCGCGTGCCGCCAGCGCCGGACAAGCGCGACGCAGCGGGCACCGAAGCCAAGCAGCGCGCCACGAGCGCCGCCCAAGAGCCGATCCAGCGCAGCCTCTGA
- a CDS encoding SDR family oxidoreductase, which translates to MQDTLDLTGQAVIVTGGSKGVGRGIAVRFLEAGADVVICARKTPESLPEGGGRQASFVEADVRDIEQIERVVTVCVERHGKLSVLVNNAGGSPFADAATASPRFSEAIIRLNLLAPLNFCQIANRQMQSQPGGGSIINIASVSGVRPSPGTAAYGAAKAGLLNLTQSLAVEWAPKVRVNAITAGLIETEQTELHYGDAEGVARVAKTVPLGRMATPKDVGDACVFLASPLSSYLSGASLLLHGGGERPAFLDAAAGK; encoded by the coding sequence ATGCAAGACACACTCGACTTAACGGGCCAGGCGGTGATCGTGACCGGCGGCAGCAAAGGCGTGGGCCGCGGCATCGCTGTGCGTTTCCTCGAGGCGGGCGCCGACGTCGTGATCTGCGCCCGCAAGACGCCAGAGTCGCTCCCCGAGGGCGGGGGACGCCAGGCAAGCTTCGTCGAAGCGGACGTCCGAGACATCGAGCAGATCGAGCGCGTGGTCACCGTCTGTGTCGAGCGCCACGGCAAGCTCTCGGTGCTGGTGAACAACGCGGGCGGTTCCCCGTTCGCCGATGCTGCTACAGCTTCACCCCGCTTCAGCGAGGCGATCATTCGCCTGAATCTGCTGGCGCCGCTGAACTTCTGCCAGATCGCGAACCGCCAGATGCAGAGCCAGCCAGGAGGCGGCAGCATCATCAATATCGCCAGCGTGAGCGGGGTGCGGCCTTCTCCCGGCACCGCAGCCTACGGCGCCGCAAAAGCCGGGCTCTTGAACCTGACTCAGTCCCTCGCCGTCGAGTGGGCACCCAAGGTGCGCGTCAACGCGATCACTGCGGGGCTGATCGAGACGGAGCAAACCGAGCTCCACTACGGTGACGCAGAAGGCGTCGCGCGCGTCGCCAAGACGGTGCCCCTCGGGCGCATGGCGACCCCCAAAGACGTCGGCGACGCCTGCGTGTTCCTCGCATCGCCGCTCTCGAGCTACCTCTCCGGCGCGAGCCTCTTGCTCCACGGCGGCGGCGAGCGCCCAGCGTTCCTTGACGCTGCCGCAGGGAAGTAA
- a CDS encoding CoA-transferase produces the protein MSATLDEVCAVAIAECFRGDGEILCSPIGTLPAIGARLAKLTFEPGLLMTDGVGPLVANVSALGDKDAAKVIEGWLPYRSVFDVVWHGRRHVMMGATQIDRFGNQNIACIGDFEKPKAQLLGMRGAPGNTICHPTSYWVPKHSRRVFVEQVDVVSGVGYDRARALGERASRFHEIRRVISNLGVFDFQTPDNRMRLVSAHPGVELSEIVENTGFELVLPQGDVPRSRQPSEAELELLRTRIDPKGFGKKELGL, from the coding sequence ATGAGCGCGACCCTGGACGAAGTCTGCGCTGTTGCTATCGCGGAGTGCTTCCGCGGCGACGGCGAAATCCTGTGTAGCCCCATCGGCACGCTCCCCGCCATCGGCGCTCGCCTGGCGAAGCTAACGTTCGAGCCGGGTCTCTTGATGACCGACGGTGTGGGGCCTCTGGTCGCCAACGTGAGCGCCTTGGGCGACAAGGACGCCGCAAAGGTGATCGAAGGCTGGCTCCCGTATCGCAGCGTGTTCGATGTGGTGTGGCACGGCCGCCGCCACGTGATGATGGGCGCGACGCAGATCGACCGCTTCGGCAACCAGAACATCGCGTGCATCGGTGACTTCGAGAAGCCCAAGGCGCAGCTCCTGGGCATGCGCGGAGCGCCTGGCAACACCATCTGTCACCCCACCAGCTATTGGGTACCGAAGCACTCCCGGCGGGTGTTCGTGGAGCAAGTCGATGTGGTGAGTGGCGTAGGCTACGATCGAGCCCGGGCCTTGGGGGAGAGGGCGAGTCGCTTCCACGAGATCCGCCGCGTGATCTCCAACCTCGGAGTCTTCGACTTCCAGACCCCGGACAACCGCATGCGCCTCGTGAGCGCTCACCCCGGCGTGGAGCTGAGTGAGATCGTGGAGAACACCGGCTTCGAGCTCGTGTTACCCCAGGGAGACGTACCGCGCTCCCGCCAGCCGAGCGAAGCGGAGCTCGAGCTGTTGCGCACCCGCATCGACCCCAAAGGTTTCGGCAAGAAGGAGCTTGGCCTATGA